The following are encoded together in the Arcticibacterium luteifluviistationis genome:
- a CDS encoding SDR family NAD(P)-dependent oxidoreductase — protein sequence MFRLDKKVAIVTGGASGIGLEISRSFAKQGATVHIFELNMDLAEREADLIIASGGTAYCHKVDVSKQSDVQKTIDKIKIVSPIDILVNNAGIAHIGTVETTTEEDLDKIYAINIKGVYNCIHCIIPHFKENGGGVIINMASVAASVGLVDRFAYSISKGAIKTMTLQVAKDYVSNNIRCNSISPARIHTPFVDGFIKNKYPDKQEEVFDELSKTQPIGRMGKTSEVAALAVYLASNDAAFATGTDYPIDGGFITLNTP from the coding sequence ATGTTTAGATTAGATAAAAAAGTAGCGATAGTAACAGGAGGAGCCAGCGGAATTGGGCTCGAAATTTCTAGAAGCTTCGCAAAACAAGGAGCTACCGTTCATATTTTCGAACTTAATATGGATTTAGCTGAAAGAGAAGCGGACCTTATAATAGCCTCAGGAGGAACTGCCTATTGTCATAAGGTAGACGTTTCAAAGCAATCTGATGTTCAGAAGACCATCGATAAAATCAAAATTGTATCTCCTATAGACATTTTGGTGAATAACGCCGGCATAGCACACATTGGCACTGTAGAAACAACTACAGAAGAAGATTTAGATAAAATTTATGCCATTAACATCAAAGGTGTTTATAACTGCATTCATTGCATTATTCCTCACTTCAAGGAAAATGGTGGAGGTGTAATTATTAATATGGCGTCAGTTGCTGCCAGCGTTGGCCTAGTAGATAGGTTTGCCTACTCTATTTCAAAGGGAGCCATCAAAACCATGACCCTTCAGGTAGCAAAAGACTATGTTTCAAACAATATTCGTTGTAATTCTATCTCGCCAGCAAGAATTCATACGCCGTTTGTAGATGGTTTCATCAAAAACAAATACCCAGACAAACAAGAGGAGGTTTTTGATGAATTGTCGAAAACACAACCTATAGGCCGTATGGGTAAAACATCGGAAGTGGCTGCTCTTGCAGTTTACCTCGCATCAAACGATGCCGCTTTTGCTACAGGAACAGACTATCCAATTGACGGAGGATTTATCACACTCAATACACCATAA
- a CDS encoding dipeptidase, with protein sequence MKKLLVLIILIPSLTFAQDKATELAHKFIITDGHVDLPYRLKVKNFQLTKEFVGIPVSSKDGDFDFERAKKGGLDAPFMSIYIPARFSSEEGKLLADSLIDMVNYISDENKEYFEVAKSPEDVRRIFKAGKVALPMGMENGAPIKELSDVAYFKKRGISYVTLTHSKANQICDSSYDPERPWQGLSPYGEEVVLEMAKQGIMIDISHVSDSTFYDTIEISPVPVIASHSSLRFFTPDFERNMNDEMLVKLKENGGVVMINFGSTFIDGEIQKIKNENGELLGKILEEKGLTRRDEAAKPIIQEFIKSHPTVFSDVEKVVDHIDRAVKFAGIDHVGLGSDFDGVGDSLPTGLKDVSDYPNIIKLLLERGYSESDIEKICSGNLFRVWQSALDYAAAQ encoded by the coding sequence ATGAAAAAATTACTAGTATTAATTATCCTAATTCCGAGCCTTACCTTCGCACAAGACAAGGCTACAGAACTAGCCCATAAGTTTATCATTACTGATGGGCACGTAGATTTACCATATAGGTTAAAAGTTAAAAACTTTCAACTTACAAAGGAGTTCGTAGGAATCCCTGTATCGTCAAAAGATGGTGACTTTGACTTTGAAAGAGCAAAGAAAGGTGGACTCGACGCTCCGTTTATGTCTATCTACATTCCCGCGAGATTCAGCTCTGAAGAGGGAAAATTATTAGCCGATAGCTTAATTGACATGGTCAACTACATAAGCGATGAAAACAAGGAATATTTTGAAGTTGCTAAAAGCCCAGAAGATGTTCGAAGAATATTTAAAGCTGGAAAAGTAGCCCTACCTATGGGTATGGAAAACGGTGCTCCTATTAAAGAACTTTCCGATGTGGCCTATTTCAAAAAAAGAGGAATTAGCTATGTAACATTAACACACTCTAAAGCCAACCAAATTTGTGATTCTTCTTACGATCCTGAAAGACCGTGGCAAGGACTCAGCCCTTACGGAGAAGAAGTGGTGCTAGAAATGGCAAAACAAGGCATCATGATTGACATTTCTCATGTATCAGACAGTACATTCTATGATACCATTGAAATAAGCCCAGTTCCAGTCATTGCTTCGCATTCCTCTCTAAGATTCTTCACGCCTGATTTCGAAAGAAACATGAATGACGAAATGCTAGTGAAGCTTAAAGAAAATGGTGGCGTGGTTATGATCAACTTTGGTTCTACATTTATTGATGGAGAAATACAAAAAATAAAGAATGAAAACGGTGAGCTTTTAGGGAAAATTCTAGAAGAAAAAGGACTAACAAGAAGAGATGAGGCCGCAAAACCTATTATTCAGGAATTTATCAAATCACACCCTACCGTATTTTCAGATGTTGAAAAAGTAGTAGACCATATTGACAGAGCCGTAAAGTTTGCAGGAATTGACCATGTAGGACTAGGTTCAGATTTTGATGGAGTTGGAGATTCATTACCAACAGGCCTTAAAGATGTTTCTGACTACCCAAACATCATCAAACTTCTACTAGAGCGAGGCTACTCAGAAAGCGATATTGAAAAAATATGCTCGGGTAACCTTTTCAGAGTTTGGCAATCTGCATTAGATTATGCCGCTGCCCAATAA
- a CDS encoding fumarylacetoacetate hydrolase family protein — MKLIRHGEPGKENPGIISDNNTLLDVSAFGEDFNEKFFETDGISRLAAWLNSNQDSCPVLDPNTRLGSCVARPSKIVCIGLNYAKHAAESGMENPEQPVVFFKATSALCGPNDDVIIPRNSEKTDWEVELAVVIGKKASYIEKADALDYVAGYCLHNDYSERAFQLEHGGQWVKGKSNDTFAPLGPFMATTDEIPDPQNLNLWLKLNGEKIQDSNTDDMIFYIDEIISYLSNYMTLLPGDVISTGTPAGVGLGFKPAKYLKAGDKIELGIEGLGVQNQTAVAYSK, encoded by the coding sequence ATGAAATTAATAAGACACGGAGAGCCAGGTAAGGAAAACCCAGGTATCATTTCTGACAACAATACTTTATTGGATGTTTCTGCTTTTGGAGAAGACTTCAATGAAAAATTCTTTGAAACGGACGGCATCAGCAGGTTAGCAGCTTGGTTAAACTCCAACCAGGACTCTTGTCCAGTTTTAGATCCAAACACCAGACTTGGCTCTTGCGTAGCTAGACCTTCCAAGATAGTATGTATTGGTTTAAATTATGCAAAACATGCAGCCGAGTCAGGCATGGAAAACCCAGAACAACCTGTTGTGTTTTTCAAAGCAACATCTGCCTTGTGTGGACCAAATGATGATGTCATCATTCCGAGAAACTCTGAAAAAACAGACTGGGAGGTAGAATTAGCAGTGGTTATTGGTAAAAAAGCCTCCTATATAGAAAAGGCTGACGCCCTGGATTACGTAGCGGGCTACTGCCTCCATAATGATTACAGCGAAAGAGCTTTTCAACTAGAGCACGGCGGACAATGGGTAAAAGGCAAATCAAACGACACCTTCGCACCTCTTGGGCCCTTTATGGCTACAACAGATGAAATCCCTGACCCACAAAATTTAAACCTTTGGTTAAAACTAAATGGGGAGAAGATTCAAGACTCTAATACGGACGATATGATTTTTTACATTGATGAAATCATCAGCTATTTGAGCAATTATATGACTTTACTTCCTGGTGATGTTATCTCAACTGGCACACCGGCTGGAGTAGGACTTGGCTTTAAACCTGCCAAATATCTTAAAGCAGGAGACAAAATAGAATTAGGCATTGAAGGCCTTGGCGTTCAAAATCAAACTGCCGTGGCTTATTCAAAATAA
- a CDS encoding energy transducer TonB — MQKVLLSLILLFSLTVPTFCQDGAIFFNSDFEECEQAEASYFRIVITQSQEMLKVNDFYMSGEKYAVGYSRAFPLIWKYKNEGRFLKYFDGQGLKESSVYSNGLPIGIKQVFFPGGKLYMKLKYLGVESEVPLVLEVYAVNGDSLVVEGNGFAVERETRDTLIISKGLYKDGIKEGEWIGEYQSGKTYFKDLYENGQLIEGKSFNDEGKEFNYTQIFVAPEFKGGENKMYRFLAEKVYYPRKAIKDNIQGSVVIKFQIETDGSISRTKVMKGAHETLDTEAMKVVEKMSDKFNVGYVRGQPTRCLMTLPVLFVL, encoded by the coding sequence ATGCAAAAAGTACTTTTAAGCCTCATCCTTTTATTTTCTCTTACAGTTCCGACTTTTTGTCAAGATGGTGCCATTTTTTTTAATAGTGATTTTGAGGAATGTGAACAAGCTGAGGCTAGTTATTTCAGAATAGTAATTACGCAATCTCAGGAAATGTTAAAAGTTAACGATTTCTATATGAGTGGTGAAAAATACGCTGTTGGATACAGCAGAGCATTCCCTTTAATCTGGAAATATAAAAATGAAGGCCGTTTCTTGAAGTATTTTGATGGTCAAGGCTTAAAGGAATCCAGTGTTTATTCCAATGGCTTGCCTATTGGGATAAAGCAAGTTTTTTTTCCAGGAGGTAAGCTATATATGAAGCTCAAATATCTTGGAGTTGAAAGTGAAGTGCCATTAGTATTGGAAGTTTATGCTGTAAACGGAGATAGCCTAGTGGTAGAGGGAAATGGTTTTGCAGTTGAAAGAGAAACTAGGGATACCCTTATAATTAGTAAAGGTTTATATAAGGATGGTATAAAAGAAGGGGAATGGATAGGCGAGTACCAATCTGGTAAAACTTATTTTAAGGACCTATATGAAAATGGACAGCTTATAGAAGGGAAGTCTTTTAATGATGAAGGTAAAGAGTTTAATTATACGCAAATATTTGTTGCACCAGAATTTAAAGGTGGGGAGAATAAAATGTACCGATTTCTTGCTGAGAAAGTTTATTATCCGAGAAAGGCCATAAAAGACAACATTCAAGGGAGCGTAGTTATAAAGTTTCAAATAGAAACAGATGGTTCAATTTCTAGAACTAAAGTTATGAAAGGGGCTCATGAAACCTTAGATACGGAAGCTATGAAAGTAGTCGAAAAGATGTCTGATAAATTTAATGTGGGCTATGTTCGGGGTCAACCAACTCGATGTTTGATGACTTTACCCGTATTGTTTGTTTTATGA
- a CDS encoding enoyl-ACP reductase FabI, with protein MSYGLLKGKKGIISGALDENSIAWKTAIKAHEEGAQIVLTNAPIAMRMGKINELAEQIGAEIIPADATSVEDLENLYTKSMELLGGKMDFVLHSIGMSPNIRKGRAYGDLNYDWFLKSIDISALSFHKFMQVGDKLDALNDWGSVVGLSYIAAQKTFPFYTDMADAKAVLESIARSFGYRLGKSKKIRVNTISQSPTMTTAGSGIGGFDSFFDFAEKMSPLGNATGENCADYIVSLFSDLTKMVTMQNLYHDGGYSSTGISEEIIEMMQK; from the coding sequence ATGTCTTACGGTTTACTAAAAGGTAAAAAAGGAATTATCTCTGGAGCATTGGATGAAAATTCAATTGCTTGGAAAACAGCGATTAAAGCTCATGAGGAAGGTGCTCAAATAGTTTTGACTAATGCTCCAATTGCCATGAGAATGGGTAAAATAAATGAATTAGCGGAGCAAATAGGTGCTGAAATAATACCTGCCGATGCTACTTCTGTAGAAGACCTTGAAAATCTTTATACTAAGTCTATGGAGCTTTTAGGCGGTAAAATGGACTTTGTACTTCACTCTATAGGGATGTCTCCTAATATCCGTAAAGGAAGAGCATATGGAGATTTGAATTATGATTGGTTCTTAAAAAGTATTGATATCTCGGCTCTGTCTTTTCATAAGTTTATGCAAGTTGGCGATAAATTAGATGCACTAAATGATTGGGGTTCTGTAGTTGGTCTTTCTTACATTGCTGCTCAGAAAACATTTCCGTTTTATACCGATATGGCAGATGCTAAAGCGGTATTGGAGTCTATTGCTAGAAGTTTTGGTTACAGACTAGGTAAATCAAAAAAGATAAGAGTAAATACTATTTCTCAGTCGCCTACTATGACTACGGCTGGTTCAGGGATCGGAGGCTTCGACTCTTTCTTTGATTTTGCGGAAAAGATGTCTCCTTTAGGAAACGCAACGGGCGAAAACTGTGCTGATTATATAGTGAGTTTGTTCTCGGATTTAACCAAAATGGTTACCATGCAGAATTTATACCATGATGGAGGATATTCTTCAACGGGTATATCAGAGGAAATAATTGAGATGATGCAGAAGTAA
- a CDS encoding S41 family peptidase → MKKISILSAATVLLSLSTFAQDAPEKKQSLCSRNFDAVYQKVEDNYAGWSEKVTSRNQKKFDKITEETKQKVSDINEPEACYHAINEWLAFFEDGHLFLNIQPFVEPEKPGALAKRAGKLGSVSFKGEPAFKKYLDKNKNLPEIVGIWETDDKTYRVGIVADSKKNRYKAFLLTERDELWTRGKVKFELKEESENKFETTYYYADFTDEKKLSRLVKNYLVIDDIFKLQKIYPAPLEEVNNVDILTRIPQWRVEKINANTALITLPPFTIVDAADYILDMVNNNKSIIANTENLIVDLRNNPGGDENAFSALYPFIADKPIIRKGGMFRSSEENLILLTHELESIQAFPKYKRILAPKLQEVIAAMKNNLGGDVQGPDKVFQYLRATPYPKNVAILVNENTASTAESVTLEAKQSDKTVIIGTKTKGLADYIEVRDWGLPAFGWRLAFGLAKSARETRIDNKGITPDVKVPKKETDWVQYASEYLSKKR, encoded by the coding sequence ATGAAAAAAATTAGCATCTTATCAGCCGCTACCGTCTTACTTAGCCTGAGCACTTTTGCTCAAGACGCCCCAGAAAAAAAACAAAGCTTATGTTCCAGAAACTTTGATGCCGTCTACCAAAAAGTAGAAGACAACTATGCCGGATGGAGCGAAAAAGTAACTTCTAGAAATCAGAAAAAGTTTGACAAAATCACAGAAGAAACCAAACAAAAAGTTTCTGATATAAACGAGCCAGAAGCTTGTTATCACGCCATTAATGAATGGTTGGCATTCTTTGAAGACGGTCATCTTTTCTTAAATATCCAACCTTTTGTAGAACCAGAAAAACCAGGAGCCTTAGCTAAAAGAGCAGGCAAACTAGGCTCTGTCTCTTTTAAAGGCGAACCTGCTTTCAAAAAGTACCTTGACAAAAACAAAAACCTTCCGGAAATAGTAGGTATTTGGGAAACCGATGACAAAACCTACCGTGTAGGAATAGTAGCGGACTCTAAGAAAAACAGATACAAAGCTTTCTTACTGACTGAAAGAGATGAACTTTGGACAAGAGGTAAAGTGAAATTTGAGCTTAAAGAAGAGTCAGAAAATAAGTTTGAAACTACTTACTACTACGCTGACTTTACCGACGAAAAGAAACTTAGCAGGTTAGTTAAAAACTATCTTGTGATTGACGATATTTTCAAGCTTCAAAAGATTTACCCAGCTCCTTTAGAGGAAGTTAATAATGTTGATATTCTTACGCGTATTCCGCAATGGAGGGTTGAGAAAATTAACGCAAATACAGCTTTAATCACCCTGCCTCCTTTCACTATTGTGGATGCCGCTGACTATATCCTTGATATGGTAAATAATAATAAGTCAATCATTGCCAATACGGAGAATTTGATTGTTGACTTGAGAAATAACCCAGGAGGAGATGAAAATGCTTTTTCTGCCTTATATCCATTCATTGCAGATAAGCCAATTATCCGAAAAGGTGGTATGTTTAGATCATCAGAAGAGAACCTTATTCTACTCACACATGAATTAGAATCAATTCAAGCTTTTCCAAAGTACAAACGAATTTTAGCTCCTAAGCTTCAAGAGGTAATAGCCGCTATGAAAAACAATTTAGGCGGCGATGTTCAGGGACCTGACAAAGTGTTTCAGTACCTAAGAGCTACACCTTATCCTAAAAATGTGGCAATTCTTGTTAATGAAAATACGGCAAGTACAGCGGAAAGTGTTACTTTAGAAGCCAAACAGAGTGACAAAACTGTCATTATTGGTACTAAAACAAAAGGTCTTGCCGACTACATTGAAGTTAGAGACTGGGGCTTACCTGCTTTTGGGTGGAGATTGGCCTTCGGTTTAGCTAAAAGTGCTAGAGAAACAAGAATAGATAATAAGGGAATAACGCCTGACGTTAAAGTACCAAAAAAGGAAACTGATTGGGTTCAGTATGCCTCTGAGTACTTGAGCAAAAAAAGATAA
- a CDS encoding DUF2130 domain-containing protein, which translates to MTPNQTTCPNCGNVFDAGEALQKHMEIELKKRFAEQEKQSSEKLELYKKQLQEEKAKFEQEEKKKMWAIAQAEAKKRADEKNGAELKALQEDNKIKQQLILDGQKKELELMKKENELKFKSEQLQLKLEKEMLERSRGIEEKAKKQKDEEFELVKKEYEKKLENQMNLVKEMQRKAEQGSMQLQGEIQELEIESILERTFPYDEIEEVKKGIRGADAIQTVMNEFGQVCGKIIFESKRTQNWGGDWIEKLKTDQRETGAEIAVLVTQTMPKDMDRFGERDGVWVCGFHEVKGLVFVLRQILIRTQQAKSVNENKADKMSLLYTFLTSSQFKQQMEAIVEGFSNLKSELDREKRAMQRIWKEREVQIEKVIGNTIDMYGSIKGIAGNAISTIKSLELPDGEE; encoded by the coding sequence ATGACTCCAAACCAAACTACCTGTCCTAATTGTGGAAATGTTTTTGATGCCGGTGAGGCACTTCAAAAGCACATGGAAATTGAACTAAAAAAACGTTTTGCAGAACAAGAAAAACAAAGCTCTGAGAAACTAGAACTCTATAAAAAGCAGCTTCAAGAAGAGAAAGCGAAATTTGAGCAGGAGGAAAAAAAGAAAATGTGGGCGATAGCTCAAGCAGAAGCCAAGAAACGAGCAGACGAAAAAAATGGAGCCGAACTAAAAGCACTCCAAGAAGATAATAAGATTAAACAGCAGCTCATTCTGGATGGACAAAAGAAGGAGCTAGAGCTGATGAAAAAAGAAAACGAATTAAAGTTTAAGTCGGAACAGCTGCAACTAAAGCTTGAAAAGGAAATGCTAGAGCGTAGCCGTGGCATTGAAGAAAAGGCGAAAAAACAAAAGGATGAGGAATTTGAACTGGTTAAAAAGGAATACGAAAAGAAGCTAGAGAACCAAATGAATTTGGTGAAGGAAATGCAGCGAAAAGCCGAACAAGGCTCTATGCAACTTCAGGGCGAGATTCAAGAATTAGAGATAGAATCTATTCTAGAAAGAACGTTCCCTTATGACGAAATAGAAGAAGTAAAAAAAGGAATTAGAGGAGCAGATGCCATTCAAACCGTGATGAATGAGTTTGGGCAAGTTTGTGGTAAAATAATTTTTGAGAGTAAACGAACTCAAAATTGGGGGGGCGACTGGATAGAAAAATTAAAAACTGACCAAAGAGAAACTGGAGCCGAAATAGCTGTTTTGGTAACTCAAACCATGCCTAAAGACATGGACCGTTTTGGAGAAAGAGATGGCGTATGGGTTTGTGGCTTTCACGAAGTAAAAGGTTTGGTTTTTGTCCTTCGTCAAATATTAATTAGAACACAGCAAGCAAAATCTGTTAATGAAAACAAGGCAGACAAAATGAGCTTACTTTATACCTTTCTTACCAGCAGCCAGTTTAAACAACAAATGGAGGCTATTGTAGAAGGGTTCTCAAATCTAAAAAGCGAACTAGACCGAGAAAAAAGAGCTATGCAACGTATATGGAAGGAGCGTGAAGTTCAAATTGAGAAGGTTATCGGAAACACAATTGACATGTATGGAAGCATAAAAGGCATAGCCGGAAACGCCATTTCTACCATAAAGTCTCTTGAACTTCCAGATGGAGAAGAATAA
- a CDS encoding mucoidy inhibitor MuiA family protein: MKNILFLLLLPLIAIGQEQKVNSTISNVNLYFSGAQISREAKIDLIAGENTLILKGISPEIDKSSIKIATNLDINIASVFHQMSLQSDSSLISATKRINDANKRINEQFEILKVDLTLLKREEDLLLNNQTVGGTYSGMKPEDLKTTADYFRERMKLILNQRFALSQKLDSLQVEIKENNATLNKISQDKENQLAEIILVLKTKTPLKSQKLTISYFVKNAGWAPSYDIKASKITEPISLLYKAKVYQYSGEDWKDVKLTLSNTSPKTSSNIPNLKKWYWGENNTYSDYFDEKEIPDNDRTQVWGQIKDSENLPLLGASITIVGTSLGVITDENGFFRLNIPPDLQGKSNVLSISYIGYETQNINAANSPFAINLTEDTRALEEIVVMGYSSPNKKEMTGAVLSGRVAGLNVNKEYNIRQSKVTKKLISEDESPTSINFTLDSKFTLLSDGKENTTELKELEIPTDFEYKTVPKIDPVAFLTARIFDWEQYNLIEGEASLYFEGTYLGKTDLDLSNKDTLSISLGRDQAVKVQRKPVKQFSKNTFIGGNSINSYGYEISIRNTKSVPIKILVEDQFPLSKFKEVEVYDKSAVGANENQETGELMWLNKIEPSTEKTLPFSYTIKYPKNGTVSY, from the coding sequence ATGAAAAATATTCTATTTCTACTTTTATTGCCATTGATTGCCATTGGCCAGGAACAGAAAGTCAACTCAACAATTAGTAATGTAAACCTCTACTTTTCTGGAGCACAAATCTCACGAGAAGCCAAAATAGACCTTATCGCGGGAGAAAACACATTGATACTTAAGGGTATTTCTCCTGAAATAGACAAAAGCAGTATTAAAATTGCTACAAACCTAGACATAAACATTGCGTCCGTTTTTCATCAAATGAGCTTACAGTCTGACAGCTCTCTTATCTCGGCAACAAAAAGAATAAATGACGCCAATAAGAGAATCAATGAACAGTTTGAAATCTTGAAAGTTGATTTGACCTTGCTCAAAAGAGAAGAGGACCTACTTTTAAACAATCAGACGGTTGGCGGCACCTATTCTGGAATGAAACCAGAGGACTTAAAAACTACAGCAGATTATTTTAGAGAGAGAATGAAACTCATTCTTAACCAAAGATTTGCACTCAGCCAAAAACTGGATTCACTACAAGTAGAAATAAAGGAAAACAACGCTACGTTGAATAAAATCAGTCAGGACAAAGAAAACCAATTGGCTGAAATTATTCTAGTATTAAAAACTAAAACTCCGCTCAAAAGTCAAAAATTGACAATCTCGTATTTTGTCAAAAATGCTGGCTGGGCTCCTAGTTACGATATAAAAGCTAGCAAAATAACAGAGCCTATCAGCCTATTATACAAAGCAAAGGTGTACCAATACAGCGGTGAAGACTGGAAAGACGTTAAACTAACACTTAGCAATACTTCACCAAAAACAAGTTCAAATATTCCAAATTTGAAAAAATGGTACTGGGGAGAGAATAACACTTACAGCGACTACTTTGATGAAAAAGAAATTCCAGACAATGACAGAACTCAGGTTTGGGGCCAAATAAAAGATTCTGAAAACCTTCCATTATTGGGGGCTTCCATTACAATAGTGGGCACCTCTTTGGGCGTAATTACAGATGAAAATGGTTTTTTTAGACTAAACATTCCTCCAGACCTTCAAGGTAAATCAAATGTCCTTTCCATTAGTTACATTGGATATGAAACTCAGAATATAAATGCGGCTAACTCACCTTTTGCTATTAACTTAACCGAAGATACTCGAGCTTTAGAGGAAATTGTGGTTATGGGCTATAGTTCTCCGAACAAAAAAGAGATGACAGGGGCGGTATTGTCAGGAAGAGTAGCGGGATTAAACGTAAATAAAGAATATAACATTAGACAATCCAAAGTCACCAAGAAACTCATCTCGGAAGACGAATCTCCTACTTCTATAAACTTTACTTTAGACAGCAAATTCACTCTTCTCTCCGATGGAAAAGAAAATACGACGGAATTAAAGGAATTAGAGATTCCAACGGATTTCGAATACAAAACTGTACCCAAAATAGACCCTGTTGCTTTTCTAACCGCTAGAATTTTTGACTGGGAACAGTACAACCTCATTGAAGGAGAAGCGAGTCTGTATTTCGAAGGAACTTACTTAGGTAAAACAGACTTAGACTTAAGCAATAAAGACACTTTAAGCATCTCTTTAGGTAGAGACCAGGCTGTAAAAGTTCAAAGAAAACCTGTTAAACAATTTTCGAAGAACACATTCATTGGTGGAAACTCCATTAATTCTTATGGTTATGAAATCTCTATTAGAAACACCAAAAGCGTTCCAATTAAGATTTTGGTAGAAGACCAATTTCCTTTGAGTAAATTTAAAGAAGTAGAGGTTTATGATAAATCTGCAGTAGGAGCCAATGAAAACCAAGAAACGGGAGAGCTCATGTGGTTAAACAAAATTGAACCCTCTACTGAAAAAACACTACCATTTAGTTACACAATCAAATATCCAAAAAACGGAACAGTAAGCTATTAA